In Portunus trituberculatus isolate SZX2019 chromosome 16, ASM1759143v1, whole genome shotgun sequence, the genomic window ATAACAGACCTATCAGTCCAATCCCAATGTCCTTTGAACCTAAAATTCTTCAAGTGTACAACCCTGCTGATGCCCAAAAGCTGTATGACATGCTTGATTCTCCTGATCCTGACTCTAAGAAACCACACAAGAGTGTCTCTGTCATGACAAGTCAACTTTCTAACAGTGAGTTGGAAGGAGGAATTACAAAATCTCCTGACTGTACAAAAGCAGAGAACAAGTCCGAAAAAATGCATAAACAGACCAACATAGATTTTACATATGCAATTCCAACCTGTAGGATGGATAAAAATAGTGTAACAAAGATAAGGGTTAAGGATTATTGTAACTTGTTTCCACACATTTCAAAACCAAAGAATGCTAACAGTATTAGTCAGCCATCAACCACTTCAGATATGAACAGTCATCAACTGTCAACTCCATTTCTggagaacaaaaaagaggatATTTCATTTGCCATAAAattcctgcagcagcagcagcttcaatataaaagaaacaatcAACAACCTACACAGATTAATAGCAACATATCACAAAGCTTGAAATACAGCAATGCCCAACAGTCAACACTCACTGAAGACCATGAACAACATTTAGTTGTAATTGACAACAAAGAGCAACAACCAATTTCAGTCTCTACTAACATACAAAGTTTATCTACGCTTAACAAAAGCAACTGGCCAGCATCGTGCAATATACAACAGCCGGTTGTACCCTTTGGCAGTAGTCAACAATCATTATCAGTAAACAGTAACCGGCAGCAGCAAATTTCAGGCAACAGTAAAAGCCAAAAGATACCAGAAGTCATTGGCAGCACTAAGCGACAATTCCTTGTCTTGAGTAGTAATGCACAATGCTCAGCATTGAACAGTAGTAACCAGCAGCCAACACCAGGCAACAACCAAGACTCAACTCCAGTTCCTAACAAGATTCAACAGTCAGCTCCGCTCATGAACAATAAGCAGCCATCAATTTCAGTTGTCAGTAGTAGCAAATTGTTAGCTCAACCCACAATTTGCAGACACCAGCCAACTCCTGTTACCACTAATAAACAGTTGTTAACTTCGCTTGGTATTGTTAAGCAGCAGTCAAGTTTAATCATCAACAACAAGCAACAGACCATCCCAGTCTTCAGTAGCAGGCAACAGACAGACCCAGTTGTCAGCAGAAGACAACAAACCACTCTAGTCTTCAACACCAGGCAACAGACTACCCCAGTCTTCAGCACCAGGCAACAGACTACCCCAGTCTTCAGCACCAGGCAACAGACTACCCCAGTCTTCAGCACCAGGCAACAGACTACCCCAGTCTTCAGCACCAGGCAACAAACAGGCTCATTTGTCAACAGTAGGCAACAAACAAACCCACTTGTCAGGACCACCCcagtcttcagtaccatgcaaCAGGTGGACCCAGTTGTTAGATACCTGTCAACTTCAGTTACCAGCAGCAAGGAACAATCAGCTTTACACATGAACTCAAGTTATAATCAACAGCCAGCCCCAGTCATCAGCAGCAGGCAACAGTTGACAGCTTCTCTAAGCTCCAAAGAACAGTCAACTCCAGGGACAGATAACAATCAGTTCATTCCAGTGATGAGTATACAGCAGTCACTTACAGATGTAAGAGATCAGGACCAATCTTTGCCATCTCCTGGTATAAAATGCCAGGCAAGTCAGTACAAAGTCAATGATCAGCAAATCAAATATGTTATGAGTAATTATGAACAGATGACTACAAACAGGAGTGATGACAATAAGACTTATCCAGACAACCATCATGTAATTAGAACCATAACTAAAATCCCCCATGCAACTTCAGCTGTGAGTAATCTCCAAGAATCACCTCCAGTGATGAGTAAGGTCCAACAAAAAAGTTCACACATGACCAGTGTTTATCATACCATTCCATTAGTGGGTGAAAACCAGCCAAAAATCTCACATACGGGTCATGTTGAGCCAATAATTCAGCACACAAGTATTGAATACTTAATTCCGGAGAAACAAATTATTCCCATCATAAGCAACACACAACTGACATCAATACCTACAACCTTGACAGAACCAGTACTGACTGTGAGTAACATGCAGCCTGATTCTTCTACAGTGCCACAAGTTAGCTATAGTATGTTAGCACCAGTAGTGACCTCACATACAAATGAAAGTCTTAAAAAACAATCTGCTTCTGCACCATGGCAATTTATAGCTTCACCTCATAGAAACACTGAGCCACAACAATATATGATGATTTTACCCAAGGAAATAGAACACAAGACACCAGAGTTAACAGTAAAGTCAATGGAAAAAGTGAAGTCAACAATGCATGTGAAGGATAGTACAAGTTATGGGAATAAAAGCAATCGTGCAAAAGTGGAAGGTAGACAAATTAAGCAGACTGCCAGGAAGTCTACAAAAGCCCGTCCCACCAAAAGTAAACTTGCTGCACAACTTGACAAGCTGTTTGTTGATGTTGGGATATTAAGCACCGAGACACAGCATTCCATGACAGAGAATAATGAgattgtttctgaagctgacaGAATAAAAGGTGGAGTAACTGATAATTCAGCAGGTATGCCAATGACTTGGGATTTCTCATCAAATGAGACTAATTGTGACAAAAATAATTTTCTACAGCCCCAGGTATTGAGTGGCCTTCCTGAAATGGCAAATGCATCAAACACTGTACAAAGTTTCAATAACATTTCAGATAGCACCAAGGTcagaccaccacctcctttgAAGCAGTTCTTTCCCCAAACTAAAAGAAAGGTAACCAGGGTTACTTGTCCCCCACTAACACCTTTACATAAAATGACTAAGCTTTCACCAGAAGCGTCTGAATATTGGCGCTCATCCAGTACCAAAAAGACAGACATCATCTAATCTTTCTGACAACAGTTCCAGGTTCCTTCCCCCAGCTACATGATTAGGAACACTATATCTCAAAATATGGACTAGTGAGCATCTACTATGTATTATACTAATACTGTACGACACATTTCCCTATTGTAAGTATGTAGTACAGTCAAACTTTGCATTACAAGTTTAATTAGTTACATGACTAAGCTCATTCTGCAAATCAGCAAGGAAGACAATAGAGTTGATTGTTATCATTTGGAAGGAAAGTCTTAGGGCCACACAACTACAGTAATTATTGTAaaatgattaaaagaaaaatgctgaGAAAGCACAATAGGGATGTTTCTCCAATGAGATATCCATGTAGGCTGAGCGAGTGGTGGTCATGTTTGTcaggagagtgagtgacagcCTAACAGTCACTGTATGAACCTTGCTCGCAATATAGATTTTCATTCATAGAACAAATAGATTTGCTCAAGTCTTGACTTATATCACAAATTACTCATTATCTGGTGATGTTTAATGAGGGGTTCCACTGTAGTTTAGGGCCACATCTATGCATCTGTTGcctaatagataaatgaatgctGCCAATTTAAATGCAATTGAATTTGAATTCCAATGGCAATTTAAAGTGAAATATTTGAGgttatttattaactttttgtGTACCAAGTAATATTTTTAGATAACACTAAAAACTATAAATTCAAGTTTTCTTTAATATCATGAATTTCATCATGCTGTccttctttacattattttcatttgccAATAAGTAGCCCAATCATTTAATTTGTCAAGGTCTTGTTGTAGGGCATCACAGTCTTTCTAATTTATCACTCCATTATTTTGGCTTCATTTGCAAACATACTTATATAGCCTTCCTTCTATGCCTTCAACCATGTCATTAACATATGCATATTGCAAACATAATTAGTGCCAGGACACATCCTTGTGGAACAATGCTTATTACCTTTTTTCCAGTTTGATTTGTTATTCTGAATTACTGTCGTTATTTCTCTATTACATAAAAGTCCTCCATCCATTCTAAAATTGTTTACCCTGATgtccatcgtgtgtgtgtgtgtgtgtgtgtgtgtgtgtatttacctaattgtacattacagggttcaagcggtgacctgtctccatatcttattttattcaaATTTTTCTTAAATTGTGCACACATTCTTCTGCTACAATGTCATCATTCAAGCTGTTCCAGATGTACACCATcatatgtggaaaactaaacattttattgtttttcaaaCATTGACTTTTCCTGATCTTTGAgtcctcttgtctgtctatctccatcttcaatCAGTGATACCAGATCTTGTCTAactatcttttccatactgtTCACTAACTTgtacatcattattagatctctCTCCCATCTATTCTTCAAAGTTAgtagttccattttctttagtctACCTAGTCTACCTTCATAGGGAAGgttctttatttctggcaccatctttggggctatcctttggattctttctaattTCCTGATGTCCCTTAGCATTTGTGCTGGATATTCAAATCTAGGTCTTATAATTGTGGTTATGATCTTTCTCATCATAATCTTGTCCATGTAGTTAAATACCACACTGATATTTGTTAGTCTTATATGTTGAAGCAAGTAACCCATTCATGTGCCTTTCTGGTTTCAggatgtcttgtataatcactcccacgTCTTTCTCTTCCGTCTTTTTCATTATAACCTCTTCTCCAATTTTGTACTCCAACATAggccttctattacttttacccatttccattacatgacattatTTAGCATTAAATTCTTATTTCCACATCCATTCCCAGATGTTATTGATATCCTACTGCAATTCCATACAATCCTCattgttccttattactctcaagagttttgcatcatcaccaaacaaatttatgtagcaaCTCAGGTTCTCCTGTATATTGTTAaaatatatttgaaacattggtACCAGCAATGACCCCTGTGGTACACTAGTTACTGTGCTCCAACTTGATAGGGTGTCTCTTATCAGTCCTCATTTGTCTCCCTATTAACTAGTCCCTCATGATACTTCCCAGTATTCTTCCTatatgttctattttccataggagtcttctatgTACTATGTCAAAAACATTTTTTATATCTAAATACACtgtatccacccatccatctctcccttgtacctcatctgttgtgtgtgtgtgtgtgtgtgtgtgtgtgtgtgtgtactcttacTCATTTCACTTTCTGCTATATAGTAGTTTCCATATTGCCAAATTATCATCAAATGATTTACTCCCATCATCCATTCTCACACCAATCTTAAAATATTTGATATGAATTCAATGTGCAGGAGATGTTGCTTCATTATTCACAAACCTGTATTAAGTGTGATGTCAGCAAATTAGCCTCTTGAAAATCAAATGATGCTTACACTGTATTATAATAATCAATACATATACAGTGGATCCTCTAATTATGAGAAAATTTTGAGATGCGAGCTGTCACTTGGTTCATTTGACCACAAGTTCCAGGTACATATACTGCTGCAAATTGGTGAGTCAAATGCGACATCCACCCAACACCCCACTTCCAATGTGTTCAGTTCACGTCTTTTACCATGAAAGTATTTCTCGTGCTGTGTGAACATCTCATGTTTTTAATGAAATTTTTGGGGAATAAATTTCTTTTATATCACCTTGAATGCTAAGCcccacctccaccctccaccttaCACCAGCACCTTCCATTACCCCAAGATGTTTCATCTCCATGTAAATACAActagtttatttctttactttctcttttgttatttcttattacctatgtttttatacaatattttttgtaaataatttttcttgtctaaaaaacataaaaaaatgctTGTGTGGAGGGTTGGGACAGATTAATGGGATTTCAGTTAATTTCAATGGggaaaatttatttgatatatgaGCAAATTAAGTTATGATGTCTGCCATGGAGCCAATGAAACTCATAagtcaaggtaccactgtacgtATTTAATGATTTACTTCAAAGAATACTACTATAATGCTACAATGTTAAGTCATTGTAAATTGAtctataacaatatatatatttttgtaaagACAGTTTTCATTGATAGGCtctatttttatacatattgaAGTGAAAATTGTTTAGCAGAAATACTTTAGACTGAGAGTGTCATGAAGTCTGGTTTTCTCTACATTTCATGATATAAACTCACTCATTTCATGATGGAATTACATTCAggtagagaaaaatatgaaatactgTATACTGAAAAATACATTACTCAACATTTGAATATAATATTTCTAATAATGTAATTCAGTTACATATGCATGATATAACTGCATTTATTCTATGTTGTACTATCATGAAAAATGTGAATTAATTGTAGAAAATATCATAACTTGAAGAACTTTCAGATTTTGTATGTTTATAATTCTTAATTTGGATGAATTTATCTTGGTGTTATATGAATTTATTGAGACCTCGGCAGCTGTAACAGATTGTAGGATAAATGTTTTACTTGCCTCAGGGACTTGATGTAAGAATGTATTATCTTATACAGTGAAGATGTTACAAATAAATATTACCATATTATGATGATTGGATGTAGTATTTGATTTTCTAAGAGCTACAGCTATCCGAGAATATTTTGCCTAAATAAAACACTGTACTACAATGTTATAAGATTTATCCAATTTTGCAggatattcttctctttctcactgtaaTTTTCATCCCCATGGAAATAAAATTTACTGCTAATGCACAATATTTTCCTATGAATCATGTCTTACAAGAGGGATCAGTTATGATTCAAGTCATACTCCAATGCAAGAATTTCAACCTGTACAATGTTTAGTACATACATGTATACTATATCATTTTGAGCCATATTATGCCCTTCAATTTTGTTTGTATACATATAAGACTTGTCATTAACAGTAACAAGGAATATGAGTATCTATCtagtaatttatttgtttttatttaagaggggaaaactggccctTGCAGATCAGAGTTAGACCCTCCAATCCCCTCAAAACAATGGAataattgtcttgaaaccttcctcttaaataaagtcaagtcataagaaggtgaaaatacaaaaccaggaagggagttccaaagtttatccaagaaaggtatgaatgattgagagtactagttaactatTGCATTAATGAGCTGGACAGGGGAAGGGTGAAAGGAATAAAGTCTTGTGCAacaaggccacaggaggaggggaggcatgctgttagtaagatcagaagaacagcatgaaaatagtgatatatGGCAAGAGATGCAATGTTTCGGCGGTgacaaagaggctgaagatgtcccgagtgggtggggaggggggaatccaatttcaaaaatttttgtTGAAACTCATCCATAGATGCCCTCTGTTAAGGCCTAATGTATGGACTGGCAACAAACAATaaccaaatagaaaaaaattacttattTGCATCTTTAGTACACCCTCACATGCATAGGTTGCCAGGTGTCAACATTCATTGAGTCTTTGGTGACATGATCAGCTCTGTTcttggaataataaaaatatttcatTCATAGTGTAGTACTTGTAATGATGAGTGCAAGGCAAACAAGTCACAGTGATATCATTCAATCATAGATATTCATGTCTCAGGCTTGAATGGTGTAAACATAGCAAATCATGTAAGGGGAAATGTCAAACATGCAGAAGCCCATATGAAAATTTGTCAAAGGAGGCATTgaggatttttcttttcatctccactGCAATACTGATGATAAATCTTTAAACACATGTCCACAGGGAAAATTGTAGTGTCTTTATAACACTATCAttgcaaaaggagaaaaaaattaaagccaGTGCCCAGATATTGTGAAACACATTATTCCAGTGAACATTTGCCTTGCTAAGGATGCCATCCTGTAACTGGAAACAAAATTCCAAGGCAGACTTTCATAATGTAATTCAGGGTCACCTTTCCAAGACTAAGATGTACAACCCAAAGTGGCTGCAGTATTCCATTCAACCATGGTATATAACATCTtgagaggaaggataagaagaaagatttgATGATGTCAAAAGCAGTAAATACACATGGTAAATTGTGAAAAGAACTAAAAttaaagaggaaacagaggaagtcagagagagagagagagagagagagagagagagagagagagagagagagagagaga contains:
- the LOC123504644 gene encoding uncharacterized threonine-rich GPI-anchored glycoprotein PJ4664.02-like isoform X1; this translates as METDTTEIVNENGELTGFEEWSVDGVVHTSVASTSNSSVPISKSLSTVTTATITTTASTSTMYDTFTTPGTSTTPSSSVTSNTFTKPRRSTKLKTFTKFKSSFTPNITTTLNTPITPTISIPLDISSTQNILPTQSTSSTSNIANTSAFTSSTFVANGTISAKPHTTTTLTKTSIAPHKTIVTSTCTTLVSKTKSCSTATSTSTSQTSIPISLMSTFSTITTTQAGSTICDSISTYGCKINTVESKTTAQTSIPKIHRGLTSTAATALTVAASNIDLTYTSPTSVSPDSSIHISPLISSDNTTHTLVPIASPNTTMEIRARASPSNTTSIGTLPDSSTHTFFSIPHSHSNMSEDNRPISPIPMSFEPKILQVYNPADAQKLYDMLDSPDPDSKKPHKSVSVMTSQLSNSELEGGITKSPDCTKAENKSEKMHKQTNIDFTYAIPTCRMDKNSVTKIRVKDYCNLFPHISKPKNANSISQPSTTSDMNSHQLSTPFLENKKEDISFAIKFLQQQQLQYKRNNQQPTQINSNISQSLKYSNAQQSTLTEDHEQHLVVIDNKEQQPISVSTNIQSLSTLNKSNWPASCNIQQPVVPFGSSQQSLSVNSNRQQQISGNSKSQKIPEVIGSTKRQFLVLSSNAQCSALNSSNQQPTPGNNQDSTPVPNKIQQSAPLMNNKQPSISVVSSSKLLAQPTICRHQPTPVTTNKQLLTSLGIVKQQSSLIINNKQQTIPVFSSRQQTDPVVSRRQQTTLVFNTRQQTTPVFSTRQQTTPVFSTRQQTTPVFSTRQQTTPVFSTRQQTGSFVNSRQQTNPLVRTTPVFSTMQQVDPVVRYLSTSVTSSKEQSALHMNSSYNQQPAPVISSRQQLTASLSSKEQSTPGTDNNQFIPVMSIQQSLTDVRDQDQSLPSPGIKCQASQYKVNDQQIKYVMSNYEQMTTNRSDDNKTYPDNHHVIRTITKIPHATSAVSNLQESPPVMSKVQQKSSHMTSVYHTIPLVGENQPKISHTGHVEPIIQHTSIEYLIPEKQIIPIISNTQLTSIPTTLTEPVLTVSNMQPDSSTVPQVSYSMLAPVVTSHTNESLKKQSASAPWQFIASPHRNTEPQQYMMILPKEIEHKTPELTVKSMEKVKSTMHVKDSTSYGNKSNRAKVEGRQIKQTARKSTKARPTKSKLAAQLDKLFVDVGILSTETQHSMTENNEIVSEADRIKGGVTDNSAGMPMTWDFSSNETNCDKNNFLQPQVLSGLPEMANASNTVQSFNNISDSTKVRPPPPLKQFFPQTKRKVTRVTCPPLTPLHKMTKLSPEASEYWRSSSTKKTDII